The Paenibacillus amylolyticus genome contains the following window.
CCTCGCCTGCAGCGCTAACGAACCTGAGACAGCTTATTGGGGGAATAATCGGAAAAATAAATCCTAACGAATCTCAGTAACGTTATCCTTCGGAAAAGTAGCTATTTAGCTCGAAAACGGAGCAAACTAGGCACAATAGCGTCTCTGAGATTCGTTAGATATTAGATCCACGCTAAAAGGGGCAATTAACGTGTATCAGGTTCGTTAGAATGGGGTACAGCAGATGGTGGCTCTCTTGCAGGTAGGTTGGATAGGGATGCAACTGTGTGCAGCTCCCAGCACGCAGTACCCTGCTTCATGACGAGGGTGGTCAGCCCTCAAAGAAACCCTCGCCCGCAAGCGCTAACGAATCTGAGACACCCTATTGGGGAGATAATCGGAACAATAAATTCTAACGAATCTCAGTAACGTTATCCTTCGGAAAAATAGCTATTTAGCTCGAAAAAGGAGCAAACTAGGTACAATAGCATCTCTGAGATTCGTTAGATATTAGATCCACGCTAAAAGGGGCAATTAACGTGTATCAGGTTCGTTAAAGTGGAGTAAACAGTGGAAGGCTCGCTTGCAGGTAGGGTGGATAGGGATGCCACTGCGTGTAGCTCCCAACACGCAGTGGCCTGCTTCATGACGAGGGTGGTCAGCCCTCAAAGAAACACTAGCCCCCAGCGCTAACGAACCTGAGACAGCTTATTGGGGGAATAATCGGAACAATAAATTCTAACGAATCTCAGTAACGTTATCCTTCGGAAAAGTAGCCATTTAGCTCGAAAAAGGATCAAAATAGGCACAATAGTGACTCTGAGATTCGTTAGATATTAGATCCATGCTGAAAGAGTCAATTAACGTGTGACAGATTCGTTAGAATGGAGTACAGCAGTGGAATCTATTTTCCGTACGTCGAAGTGTCGAAATCCATTGAAGTCCACAACGAGTGAGTTTCATAGATGCCATATCTCTAAAGTGATAGCATGGCGTTGGAAGTGTTGGCGGTATGAATATACTTGTGTGGCAGAGTATTTGCATATAGAAGCTGTACCCAGTGTAGTATTAAAGACTAGCAGTAGCACCGTGCCCAAGAAGCTAATATTAGTCCAAGTGTGTATATATGAGTGCACAGTCAGCAGCGTGAATGGTGGTAGAGGCGAGGAAGCTAACACGGTTCGGTTCTAGAGTTGTTTACGGTTTAGGAGTCTACGACTGGAAAGGTTCTTAATCTGTATCTTTGTGCAGGGTGGGGCGCTTTATCTCTTACGGCCTGCCCGGAGGATGGTTTCTGCCAGCCGATCCGCTGCATCGGCTGTGGAGATTGCAGATTGCGCAGCTTCTGCGTATACCTTGCTTAGCGTGCCTGCAATCCCCGCCACCTTTTGGCGGATCAGGTCAGGCCCGGCGCCTTCCAGCTCGAAGGCGGTGGATATGATTCCGCCTGCGTTGAGCACGTAATCAGGCGCGTACAGGATGCCGCGCGCCTGCATGCGGCCTGCAACCAGCTGTCCTTCACTCAGCTGGTTGTTGGCCGCCCCGGCAACGATGGAGCAGCGCAGCTCCTCCACCGTTGCCGGGGCAATACGCCCCCAGGGCACAGGGGGCGAAGACCGTGCAGTCAGCGGCGTGAATATGGGCCGGATCGGCCGAAATGGCGCCGCTGAACTGCACAAGGGCACGTTGTACACGCTCCGGTACAACGTCTGCCACAATGAGCCGTGCCCCGGCTGCATGCAGGTAACGGCACAGGGCATGCCCGACCTTGCCCAGTCCCTGGACGGCAACGGGAATGCCCTGCAAAGATGCAATGCCTTGCTGGCGCAGCGAGGTCACAATGCCGATGTGTACGCCGTAGGCGGTCATCTCGGCAGTGAAATCATCCTGCGCCCCAAGCGAACCGGTGGTGTCCGTCACATGTGTGGTCTCCATTCGGATCTGGTCCATGTCTGTCGCCGTGGTACCCAGATCAAGACCGGTCACGTACCGCCCGTTCAGCCGCTCCAGACAACGACCGAGTGCGCGAAAGCGCTGCGCTCGCCCGGATACGTCTGTATCCGGGCTCCCATCCATATGATGTGTCACATCATTGGCGACAACTTCCCGTTCCCCGCCAGCGGCCTTTCGTTGCTCTACCCCTGAATCTCCAGCGACCGGAGCACCACGAACAGACCCATAACTATCCTCATCCGGTGCTGTATTCTTTGCAAAAGGTACATCCCATATGACCACTTTACCGCCGCCATACGGCAGTCCGGAGATAGCGTTTTTGTACGTCATGCCCTTGGCAAGCTTCACCGCGTCCCGAACAGCCTCTTCCTCGGACGCATACGTCCAGTAGCGGCATCCGCCAAGCGCAGGTCCAAGGGACGTGTTATGAATGGCAATGATCGCTCTCAATCCGCTATCTGCATCATGGCAAAAAATGAGTTCCTCCATGCCTTCCCGCTCCATCTCCTGCCATAGCTGCACTGATGGTTCCCCCCTTTTGTTGTGACCCATCCATCCTGGTTCTGACCCGTTATTCTGTGCGATCGTGCTCGGCGTTATGATGATACAGCATATTCACAGGCACCGGTTTTCGACCCTGGGACCTCCGCCGGGTTGATAATCGGTACAAACGGTTCTATAATGGCAGTTCCAGTATGCCAGAGAGCAGAGAATACCTACGGATTTACATCCAACCGTTTAGAATGAGGGTATAACGTCCAATGATGGAGATAGAGCGAACGTGCAGGAAACGCAGATGAAACGAACTCGTCGAGTAGATGCAGCAAAGGGCCATTTCCGTTGCGAAGGCCAGGAAAGAGGGATTGCGATTGTTTAAAATATTGATATTTATCTTTTTGATCCAGATTGTGTACGTATCGGCGTATACACTTCGGATGATTCTGACACTCAAAGGACAGAAATATATCGCTGCACTGATCAGCATGGGTGAGATTGTGATCTATGTACTTGGTCTGAATCTGGTTCTCAAATATCTAACCCAGCCTTCTGCCTTAATCGTTTATGCGGTGGGTTACGGACTCGGTGTTTTGCTTGGAGCCTGGATTGAAGAGAAGATTGCACTCGGTTACGTTACCGTTAAAGTTATCTGTAACCAGATGGGCGGCAATGTCGCGAATGCCCTGCGGGATAAAGGGTACGGTGTTACTGCGTGGGTGGGCAGTGGACGTGACGGGGATCGGCTTGTGATGGAGATTCTGGCGAAACGCAAAAACCAGAAACTGCTCTATCAGACGATTCTCGATCTGGACCCCAAAGCATTTGTCATTACCGTGGAGCCCAAACAGTTCCATGGCGGCTTCTGGACACGTTCCATCAAAAAGTAAAATCGAGCAGGTCTGCAGCAGATGCAGTCCTGCTTTTTTAATTTCAATATATCCGACATCCTCTTACTGCCGCGATATATCCCTAAAACTTTACTCCTTAAGTTAACTATGTACGATTCAAGGTTGCTTCCAGTATAATCCCAAGCTACATCCGCATTTCCGCCTACATGTGAGATAGGGATTATTGTTGTAATCGCTTCCAACATCTACAGTGAGAACATGTCCTTCGTAATCTGTCATGGCAGCGATGGACGAATGTACTCATTATATATCAGGAGGAATGGATTTAATGAAAACGACATTTCGAAGCTGGTGCAGCACAGCCTTGGCGATAACGTTGGGGCTAACCTTATTGTCCGGACCGGCAAGTGTGCAGGCAGCGGGCAACGCAGACTACAATCTCACAGGCTTCTCCCAAGGGAACGCGGGCGGCGGTATCGTCAGCGAATCGAACACAGCCACGTATAAGAAAGTGTATAACGCGACCGATCTGGCACTGGCACTGAAAAGAACTCGGGTGTCAAAGTCGTTGAGATCATGAACGATCTGAATCTGGGATGGAATGAAATTCCGAGTGCAGCGCAGACTTCGCCGTTTGCCAAGCATAATGACGCGCTGACGCATCCCGTATTGAAACAGACAGGTGTCAGCAAGCTCACGATTGACGGTTTCAATGGACTTACCATTTTCTCCGCCAACGGCTCCAAAATCAAACACGCTGCGATCAGCGTGAAACGAAGCTCCAACGTCATCATCCGCAACCTGGAATTCGATGAGTTATGGGAATGGGATGAATCCACCAAGGGCGATTACGACAAGAATGATTGGGATTACATCACCCTGGAGGAGAACAGTAACGTATGGATTGATCACTGCACCTTTAATAAAGCCTATGACGGAGTCATTGATTCAAAAAAAGGAACCAGTGGCGTGACCATCTCCTGGTCCCTCTTCAAAGGGGATGACGGCAGCTCGAACAGCTGGGTGACCCAGCAAATTAACGAATTGGAAGCGAATAAGGCTTCCTATCCCATGTACAACTATCTGCGCAGCAGTGCCGTAGGTCTTAGCAAAGCGGACATTATCGCCATCTCGGGACCGCAAAAGAAAGGGCATCTGGTCGGTTCGACCAGCCTGGAATCGGCTAATGCCAATCTGTCCATGACGCTGCACCATAATCTCTACAAAGATATTCAGGACCGGATGCCACGTCTGCGTGGAGGAAACGCACATGCGTATAACATCGTCATGGATGCAACAGGGGCACGTGCTGCTAAAGCCAAGATCACAACGGCGATGGCAACAGCAATTGCGTCCAAAGGTTATAAGTTCGATATCATTGGCAATGGGGCAATCTCTACGGAGAGCGGAGCTGTATTGGTGGAGAAATCAGTCATTAAGGACGTGCTGTATCCTGTTCGCAACAATCAGACTGACCCGGCAGATCCAACCTATACCGGCAAAATCAGAGTGACCGATACGATGTATTCTTTGGATGGAAGCTCCTTCCGTGGCAGCAGTGATACATCGGGCAGTCCGCTGGCGCCAATCCCGGCCGTGGTAAAATCATTCTCCTGGAACGGCTTCTCGACACTCCCATACAGCTATACCACGGATGATCCATCCACGTTGAATGCACGCCTCACAGCATCCAATGGCGCGGGTTCAGGCAAATTGACGTGGTCCAAGGATAATTGGTTGAAGACGAGTTATTAAGGATCTGTGTAATTCGGTTTTGGGGCAGAGGGAGAACCCTGTACCGTTTGTACTTCCGGAACGATTCCGGGTTCTGGATAAGAGGGTTAGCTTTCCGATATAACAAAGAGTGCTCCTGCAGCCTTCATGGCCGGGAGCACTCTTTTATCCATCAATGATCAATTGGGCACTGCACTCACCGAGTCACGATAGATGATATTGCCTTTTACATGAACACGGCCGAAACTGCGGTTTGGGTTGTCGACCTTTTTAAGCATCGACTGGACTGCCGTGCGCGCCATCTGTTCCACATCCACTTCGACGGTTGTCAGCTTGGGATCGGAGAGCATGGCATAGATATCATTATCAAAACCAACAACAGAACATTGGCCTGGCACCTGAATATCCATGGAAGTCAGTTTTTGAACGAGCAGATGAGCGACCTGATCACAGTTGCATACAAAGGCCGTTGGTAGCTGCTCAGGCAGATCAATCTCAATAAACGTACCTCGTTCATCCCGATCATTCAGAACCAGATCCGGATTCATTGGCAAGCGATGTTCCAGCAAGGATTTGTAATACCCGAGGAATCGGTCCTGGATACTGCTCGTTGAATACAGGTTCCCTACATAAGCAATGTTACGGTGGCCCTGCTGAACCAGATAATTCGTCAGCTCATAGGCAGCGTAGAAGTTATCGGTAACGACGGAATCAATGTCGGAATGTTCATCGTAGAAGTCGAGAAACATTTTGGGAACTTCCATTGATCGCACCAGTTCAATATACTCTTTGCTGATCTGTCCGAGCACGATGAAACCATCGACCTTGTTGTCGCTGTATAGCTTGGGCAGTGTTAGTTCTTCCTCATCCTCCACATTCAGAATGTGCAGAATACCGTAGTAGCCCTGTTCCTCCAGATGTTTCGTAATGCGCTGGAACACGCGTACATAGAACGATTGCGTAGGTCCGGTAAAACGCTCCGGGATAATTACGCCAATATTATGGGTTAAGCCTTCCTTCATCGAACGGGCAGCGGCATTATAACGATAGCCCATTTCAATAGCAAGCACTTTAATTTTTTCTTTTAATTCGCCACTCACGCCATCTTTATCATTCAACGCTTTCGAGACGGTCACACTGCTGACCCCGAGCCTGTCGGCGATATCCCGCATGGTGATATTGTTCTTCAGTATGGTCGCCTCCTTCAAGCCGGTATAGGCACAATGTGCTGTCACTATGATGAGTGCTTTCCTCCAACATAATAACAATCCATATCAGTATACATCGTTACCCACTTGGAATAAAGCCATTCTGGCTGTTGTTTCGCTAATTTTCAGCACATGGCAGGTTTCCCTGAGAGGACGTTCTACCGATGTTACGTTAATTGTTTCTGAAGAAGCTTCTCATTCTGTTCAATCAGCTGACCCCGCTGGCTGGCACAGTCCAGGGAACGATATGGATCGGCCGGTGTGTTGAACGTATAATCAACCAGTTTCTCCAGAGTGGTAGTTGCCACATGACAGCGGGTATCACTGGATGCGTAATAGATAAAGACTTCTTCCTTCTCATTGACCACGGCACCGTTGCAGAAAATAACATTGGATACATCGCCTACACGTTCGTCGTCATAAGGGGCAATGAAATGGCCGCCGGGCTTGGCAATCATCCGCGTCGGATCATTCAGATCCGTTGCGAAAGTGTACAACACATAACGCAGCCCTGCTGCGGTGTTCCGAACCCCGTGAGCAATGTGAATCCAGCCGCGATCCGTCTTGAGCGGAGCAGGGCCCTGGCCGTTTTTGACTTCGTAGACCGTATGATATTGCCGTTCATCAATAACCGTCTCTTCATGAATGACCGGGTTCAGGATATCTTCACACAGACCGAAGGCGATACCGCCGCCGCTGCCCGTCGAGATGAATCCGTCCTGTGGACGAGTGTAGAAGGCATATTTTCCATCCACGAATTCCGGGTGCAATACGACATTGCGCTGTTGAGGAGAATTCGTTGTGATGTTGGGCAACCGTTCCCAGCTTATAAGATCTCGTGTACGGACCAATCCAGCTTGTGCAACTGCACTGGATGTATCAAATGGAGGAGCCTCGGGGTCTTTGCGTTCAGAGCAATAGATGCCATAGATCCAGCCGTCTTCATGTTGAACGAGGCGCATGTCATACTGATTGGTTTCCTCCGCATCGATATCATCCCAGACCAATGGTTTACCGGTGAAACGGAATCCGTCAATTCCATTATCGCTCTCGGCGAGCGCAAAGATCGATTTACGGTCCAATCCTTCCGTACGGATGACCATGAC
Protein-coding sequences here:
- a CDS encoding Glu/Leu/Phe/Val dehydrogenase dimerization domain-containing protein — encoded protein: MQLWQEMEREGMEELIFCHDADSGLRAIIAIHNTSLGPALGGCRYWTYASEEEAVRDAVKLAKGMTYKNAISGLPYGGGKVVIWDVPFAKNTAPDEDSYGSVRGAPVAGDSGVEQRKAAGGEREVVANDVTHHMDGSPDTDVSGRAQRFRALGRCLERLNGRYVTGLDLGTTATDMDQIRMETTHVTDTTGSLGAQDDFTAEMTAYGVHIGIVTSLRQQGIASLQGIPVAVQGLGKVGHALCRYLHAAGARLIVADVVPERVQRALVQFSGAISADPAHIHAADCTVFAPCALGAYCPGNGGGAALLHRCRGGQQPAE
- a CDS encoding DUF2179 domain-containing protein, whose translation is MFKILIFIFLIQIVYVSAYTLRMILTLKGQKYIAALISMGEIVIYVLGLNLVLKYLTQPSALIVYAVGYGLGVLLGAWIEEKIALGYVTVKVICNQMGGNVANALRDKGYGVTAWVGSGRDGDRLVMEILAKRKNQKLLYQTILDLDPKAFVITVEPKQFHGGFWTRSIKK
- a CDS encoding substrate-binding domain-containing protein, which codes for MTAHCAYTGLKEATILKNNITMRDIADRLGVSSVTVSKALNDKDGVSGELKEKIKVLAIEMGYRYNAAARSMKEGLTHNIGVIIPERFTGPTQSFYVRVFQRITKHLEEQGYYGILHILNVEDEEELTLPKLYSDNKVDGFIVLGQISKEYIELVRSMEVPKMFLDFYDEHSDIDSVVTDNFYAAYELTNYLVQQGHRNIAYVGNLYSTSSIQDRFLGYYKSLLEHRLPMNPDLVLNDRDERGTFIEIDLPEQLPTAFVCNCDQVAHLLVQKLTSMDIQVPGQCSVVGFDNDIYAMLSDPKLTTVEVDVEQMARTAVQSMLKKVDNPNRSFGRVHVKGNIIYRDSVSAVPN
- a CDS encoding glycosidase; this encodes MIHPKYKELLEKQEQLLTRPNEINSSFYNGVYDRYQYPVITRHHIPLHWRFDLNETTNPHFMERLGINATLNPGAIYFNGKYVMVIRTEGLDRKSIFALAESDNGIDGFRFTGKPLVWDDIDAEETNQYDMRLVQHEDGWIYGIYCSERKDPEAPPFDTSSAVAQAGLVRTRDLISWERLPNITTNSPQQRNVVLHPEFVDGKYAFYTRPQDGFISTGSGGGIAFGLCEDILNPVIHEETVIDERQYHTVYEVKNGQGPAPLKTDRGWIHIAHGVRNTAAGLRYVLYTFATDLNDPTRMIAKPGGHFIAPYDDERVGDVSNVIFCNGAVVNEKEEVFIYYASSDTRCHVATTTLEKLVDYTFNTPADPYRSLDCASQRGQLIEQNEKLLQKQLT